DNA sequence from the Carnobacterium funditum DSM 5970 genome:
CTATGGCGGAATATCACGAATAGAAGAAGCAAAACTCGTTCAATATGAGTTTATTGCAGATGCTTACTCTGGCACTATCTTAGATATTTATCGTATTTAATTTCATAAAAACCAAAAATTGTGATCCACTCAGTTATAAATGAGCGGACCACATTTTTTATTTTCTTTTAGGAAATTTTGCTACAGTTCGGTAAATTCGTTGTCCGCGATTTGAAAATTTCTCTTCATACTCAGTCATAATATTATCTTCAAAACTACTTTCATGTAAGTTTAGCCAAACTTGATCTAAAATCATTCCATATTTAGAAAAACTACTTAATGAATATTCAAAGAGTCCTTGATTATCCGTTTTGAAATGGATCTCACCTTCTGGAATCAACACTTCTTCATAGTTTTTTAAAAAACTAGAAAAAGTTAACCGTCTTTTTTCATGGCGGCTTTTCGGCCATGGATCAGAAAAGTTCAAATAGACTCTATCGACTTCTCCCTTAGCAAAATATTGTGTTAATGATCCACCGTTAACATGGAGTAGTTGCAAATTAGGTAATTTTTCTTCGATTAGTTTATCCAAAGCGACCACTATGACACTTTCTTGTAATTCTATCCCTATGTAATTGATTTCAGGATGAATTTTGGCCATTTCAGTAATAAAACGACCTTTTCCAGTTCCAACTTCAATATGAATGGGGTAATCGTTTTTAAAGCGATCATACCACTTACCAATCCATTCCTCAGGAGTGTTAGCAATATATTGTGAGTATTCAGCTATTTTAGCCGGTGCTCCCGGTTTCTTTCTTAAACGCATATTCATTCTCCTTTTTATAACATTTTCCTACTATCAGCAAAAACATAAAATTAAAACCCTCTTCGAAACGTCGAAGAAGATTCTACTCTCTTCCATCTGGTGCTACTGAGTGAATAGTTTGTAATTTCAAGATATCTTTGTTCATTTCGTAAAACCTAGACTCATGATGATGACGTTTTGTCTGTGTCAAATAATTCATTGAGGCATACCATAATATACGTTCAATCAATTCGTTTGTAGCAACAACTCCATAGTATTCAAGCCAATCAATCCAATTTTCGCGTTGTACATATTGAAAGAGCAACATACTTAAATCCATTGCTGGATCTGCCAACATGGCAGAGTCCCAATCAACCAAGTATAAACGATTTTGATCTGATAATAACCAATTTTTTTGATAGATATCTCCATGACAAACTTTAGGAGTAACAGATTTCATAGTGGCTGCTTCTATCTTCAAGTTTGTAAATATGCTATTCAATAATGGATGATTTTGTAAATCATTTGGTAACTCCTTTTCATAATTTTGAAGTAATATTTCAGGGGTTATTTCTTTTCCACCCACTCGTGATAACATACTTCTCAATGGCTCTGAAGTGTGAATACGACTCAGCAACTGAGCAACTGCAGAGGAGGACATTTCCTTCCCCTCAAGGGTACGACCATTTAACCATTCTTGGGCTGTCAACACATCTCCATTTCCGATGCGCTTTGTCCAGACTAGCCTTGGGGTAATACCTTCAACTGAAAGTGCAGCTAAAAAAGGCGAAGAATTTCGCTTTAAAAAAAGCTTTTCTTCTGCTCTGATTCCCATATAAGCTTGACCTGTGTCACCACCGACTGGATGTAACTTCCATCCAGAATCTATTTCAAAATTCATACCCTATCATTCCTTGTTTTATATTAACTTACTTTTCTACGTAGACAAAAAATGACAGATATCACAAATGACATCTATCATTCTATTCATTCCTATTTTAGATAGAAATTGTAATTACGTCAAGCGCATATACGTTCTTTTTTCTAATATTTTTTTTTTACTTATTTATTCTAGCTTTTAAAGTAAAATAGCATTTTTTTTCCTAATAAAAAACTGGCCAATCATTACATATTGGCCAGTCACTTTAATTCTATCTAATTTATTATTTTTAAAGAGTTATTTATTCTCGTATCATTGTATCATCTTTCATGAAAACGGTCATGACTAAAGCTACAAATGAAAAACCTCCCACAAGTAAAAATACTGCCTGAAAACCAGCTAGATTAGCTAACTGAACTGAGTTTAAAGCTTTTACAGCGACTGTATTGGAGGCTAAAGTCATAACAACTACAAATAAAGCAGTTCCCATTGACCCAGCTAGTTGACGTTGAGTATTAAACATTGCTGAAGCGTCTGGCGCCATTGATAATGGTACAGCATTGTACGCTCCTGTTTGTAGTGGCATCAATGTCAATGAAAATCCTAATGAACGAATCATTTGTAAAATCACAATCGTTCTAATGGGCGTTTCCAAATCGATAAAACCAATCATCACTGTCATTGTTGTAATAAGAATCAAACCTATTATAGCCAATTTTTTACCGCCATATTTATCAAAAAGACGCCCGGTTATTGGACTCATGACCGCAAGTACCAGTGCTCCTGGTAACAATATCATCCCTGATTGCATCGGAGATAAACCGCGAATAGTCTGGAAGTATATAGGCAACAATATAATTGCACCGTATAAACCAGCAGTAATAATAAAAGAAATCATTAAATTCAGACGATATCCTTGGTATTTAAATACCCTGAAATCTAATAGCGGGTTTTTTAATTGTTTGCTTCGCTTTACTAACAATATGATAGATGAAATACCCACGAAAATTGATAAGGCAACGTTTATACTGAAGAACGGATGTGATGATGCATTACTAAAACCAAATAATAAACCTCCAAATCCTATGGTTGAATAAATAACACTAAGCCAATCTAGTTTCGGGCGGCCAATTTCTCCTACATTTTTTAAAACAAAAAAAGCAACGAGTACATCTAACACTGCGAAAGGTAAAACGAAATAAAATATCCTGTTCCATTCATAGTTTTGTACAACCCATCCTGAAAATGTTGGTCCTATCGCTGGCGCAAAATTCATAGCTAACCCTATCAACCCCATTGCCGCTCCCCTTTTTTCAATCGGAAACAAAAATAATATAACAATCATTTGAAGTGGCAAGACAATTCCAGCACCGATTGCTTGAATCATTCGACCAACAATAAGAAGACTATAAATTTTAGAAGTAGCTGCAACTAGAGTCCCAACTGAAAAAGTTGACATAGCAAATAAATAAAGTTGTCTTGTTGTAAACCTGTTTACTAAATAGGCAGTAATAGGTACCATAATTCCGTTAATTAACATATAAGCCGTTGTCAACCATTGTCCTTGAGTTGTTGTAATCGAAAACTCTTTCATAATGCTAGGAAGAGCTGTACTCATTAACGTTTGATTTAGTATCGTAACGAAAGTTCCCATAATAATAACACCTAAAATAGATGCTATTTGTTTTGTTTCTTTCGGTTCCCTCCTTAACTGATCGTCCATAAAATGACCCCTTCTTAATAAACATCTAAAAGACGCAACTTTTTTTAGAAGTTGCGTCTCACTTAAATTATTCATCTTTATTTAATTTCAGCTAATTATACCACACTCTGTTTCAATTTCGGTAACATAAAGGCTCTGTAACAGCTTAACAACTGGCCCACAGTTGCCACCGCCAACAAGCTCACCATCAATCTCTATAACAGGCATTGCCTCCATTGTCGTACTAGATGCAAATACTTCATCTGCTTCTTTTAATTCTTTGAGTGTAAAGGTTTCTTCTTTAACTGTTATTCCAGCTTGTCTAGCAACTTTAAACAGTACTGATTTTGTTATCCCAGGTAAAATTAAATTACCATCAGGATGAGTATAAATAATGTTGTCCTTTATTATTGAAATGTTAGATGTAGAGCATTCTGTGACACGATTATCACGATACAAGATTGCTTCATCTTTACCTTTTTTGTGTGCTTCATGCTTAGCCATAATATTTCCTAAAAGACTGATGGATTTAATATCACAATGTAGCCATCTCATATCTGGTAACGTAATAACCTTTATACCATCGTTCATCATTTTCAAATTACGTGGAACACTTGTTGTTGAAGCTGTGAAAACAGTTGAAGTACATTCAGTTTCTGGGTAAGCATGATTTCTTGGGCTTGAAACTCCTCTGGTCACTTGTAAATAAATATTACCAGTTTCAATTTGATTCCCCTCAATTAATTCACTTAACAGCTTTATTAATTTTTCTCTTGTAAATGGTAAAATTAAATCTATCTTTTTAGCACCTGTGAATAAACGTTCAATATGTTGCTTTGCAGTAAACAATACACCATTATAAACACGTATAACTTCATAAAGACCATCAGCGAATTGATACCCTCTATCTTCCATATCGATTTTAACATCTTCCCGTTCAACAAGTTGATTATTCCAAATAACTTTCATTCTTTTCTCCTCTTTCAAATAGATTCGTTAAGTTGAATACTTGGTTCACATAACTATTCAACTTCTATATTTAAAAATTACTGAGATTTTATGATTCGTGGATTGTAAGATTAAGCTATACAAATAAAAAAGCCATTCGTGATAAACTCTAATTGTATTTCCAACCATAGAAAACAAGGAGTGATCACAAATGACCTATACCCATATTACCATGGATGAACTAGTGATGATAGAAGCTTATTACCATCAAGGTATTCCAGTTGCTAAAATAGCTGCTTACTTGAATCGTACTCGAACACCGATTAATAATGTTATCAGGTTCTTCAGAGCAGGACATACAGCTTTCGAGTATTACCTACGGTATAAGAAAAACAAGAAGCAGTGTGGACGCGAAAAAGTTGTTTTACCAGAAGAACAACATCTTTATATCAAGGAAAAAGTAGCTGAAGGCTGGACGCCTGATGTCATTATTGGCCGTAAAGAAATGACAATAGACTGTTCCGTACGAACACTTTATAGACAATTTAAAGAAAAAACATTCGATGAAGCTACCCTTCCAATGAAAGGGAAAAGAAAGCCTAACGGACATCAAGAACGTAGAGGTAGACAAGCTTATAAACGAAATATCTCTGAAAGAATAATAGATTATCCAACATTTAAAGAAGAATTTGGTCATATCGAAGGAGATACCATTGTAGGTGTCCGCCACAAAAGTGCGGTCATTACTCTAGTAGAGATTTTATCGAAAGCTATCATTACCTTAAAGCCCAAAGGGCGTAAAGCCTGCGACATTGAGAGTGCTATGAATCAATGGTTCCAATCCATACCAAAAAAATTATTCAAATCAATTACTTTTGATTGCGGTAAGGAGTTCTCCAACTGGAAATCTTTGTGCAACCAGCATGATGTCGCTATCTACTTCGCTGACCCTGGAACGCCTTCACAACGAGCTTTAAACGAGAATTCTAATGGGCTTCTTCGAAAAGATGGATTGCCAAAAGAAATGGATTTCAACGAAGTTGATCAGGCTTTCGTATCGTCTGTTGCACACAAACGGAATATAATTCCAAGAAAGTCATTAAATTACCAAACACCGCTGGAAGTTTTTATGAGTTACATGGATGAAGATATTTTGTATAGCTTAATTTGACAAATCAGAATTCATTATTCTTACTAACAAATCATTAATATCGTTGCATTTTTTTAATTCTAGTTGGCAAATAAAAATAACTGAATAACAGACTAAATACCATTAAAGTAGCCATCAATAATAGAGCTTCAAATAAAGATAAAACAACTAATGACACAAGGAGTATTCCAAAACTTTGTATTAGAAGTATTTTAAATAAAATTGCTTTTATCGCTTTTAGTTTTTGTTGATGATTAATTGGATATAAAACGGCCATCGCCATATTATCAAAATGAAAATATAGTGGAATTAACTGAAATCCCGTCAAATACAAAAAAAGCAATGCTACTAACAAATGAAGCAAAAATGGTTCTACAACTAACATAAGTCCCATGGCAATCAAAGACAAGCGGATAAATAGACCACTATACTCAGTACCTCTGAGAAACGCTCGTGTATATAAATAATTAAATGTTTTTTCATGATCTTTTTTATTTTTATTTAAGAAAACATCTAAGTACTTACGTCTTCTGACCGTACTTTTTAAAATAGGTACATCTGTAAATAAATTGATAAATTGATAAATGCGTTGTACACGATTCCGTTCTTGTTTTATCATATCTTGCCATTGATATTGAAGATTATAGCGATACTTAACTCCATACTTTAACCATAATCCGTTCATTATAAAAGCATACGCAATTCCTACCAGCGGTGACAAAAATACTAATAAACTACTTCCAGCAAATATTGTAACTAAAAATATAAGTCTAATTTTATTTCTTTTATGTGAGGAGAAAACTTTCATACAAAGATGTTGTATCTCAAATTCTAAATTTTTTATCATTATTAAGTATACTACAAAAAAGAACATATCGGTAAATTTAAACGAAGACGTTGCGACCAATAATGGCATAATTATACTTGTCCCTAGTGTAATTATAACAGCTGGCAAAATAATACTCCGTTTTTTGGCTAATTGAAGATAATTTTTTAATTCTTTTTCTTTTGGTAATAAAAAAACAATATCTGCTTCTTTCAAAAAAGTTGCTAGTTTTCCGATTAAGATTAAACCTGTAAAAACAACAACCGCTATTACGCGTCCATAGTTAAACGAATCTGTTAAACTTTTAAGTAGTTCTGAATAAGCATACCCTAAGGCTCCAAAAAGAAATAAACATACAATAACAAAATGATCATTCAATACATATTTTAAATAGTGCATCATTTTTTTCTGATGTTGAGCAGATCTTTTTTTCCAAATATCATTCATCATCTTTGCTCATCCTCTTCTTTAGTCAGTTGAAGATAAATCTCATCTAATGTTGCAGATGGCATACCGAATGTTTCTCTTAGATCAGCCAAAGTTCCATCTGCTCGTACTTTTCCTTCATGGAGTAAAACAAAACGGTCACATTCTCTTTCTGCTGTAGCTAATATATGAGTGGACATCAAAATAGAAGCTCCTTGTTGCTTCATTTCATTCATCAAATCTAATAATGCATTAATTCCTAATGGATCTAAACCAACAAATGGTTCATCAATAATATATAAACTAGGTTCAATTAAAAACGCACAGAGAATCATAACTTTTTGTTTCATCCCTTTAGAAAAATATGCAGGGAACCAATCAAGTTTATTTTCTAATCGAAAAGTTTTAAGTAATTTCCCAGCTCTTTTAAATGCAATTTCAGAGGGGATATCATAAGCCATTCCAGTAATTTCAATATGCTCACGCAATGTTAATTCTTCATATAAAACTGGCATTTCAGGAACATAACCAATCTTTTTGCGATAACTAGTGATTTCTTGTTTTAATGTCTGGCCATCTAGTATTATTTCTCCTTTTATCGGCTCCATCAAACCGATAATATGCTTAATAATTGTACTTTTCCCAGCTCCATTAAGGCCAATTAACCCAATTAATTCTCCATCATTTACTTCAAAGGATACATCTTTTAATACAGGAACTTGAGTATAGCCGCCTGTAACATTTA
Encoded proteins:
- the trmB gene encoding tRNA (guanosine(46)-N7)-methyltransferase TrmB is translated as MRLRKKPGAPAKIAEYSQYIANTPEEWIGKWYDRFKNDYPIHIEVGTGKGRFITEMAKIHPEINYIGIELQESVIVVALDKLIEEKLPNLQLLHVNGGSLTQYFAKGEVDRVYLNFSDPWPKSRHEKRRLTFSSFLKNYEEVLIPEGEIHFKTDNQGLFEYSLSSFSKYGMILDQVWLNLHESSFEDNIMTEYEEKFSNRGQRIYRTVAKFPKRK
- a CDS encoding phosphotransferase family protein; its protein translation is MNFEIDSGWKLHPVGGDTGQAYMGIRAEEKLFLKRNSSPFLAALSVEGITPRLVWTKRIGNGDVLTAQEWLNGRTLEGKEMSSSAVAQLLSRIHTSEPLRSMLSRVGGKEITPEILLQNYEKELPNDLQNHPLLNSIFTNLKIEAATMKSVTPKVCHGDIYQKNWLLSDQNRLYLVDWDSAMLADPAMDLSMLLFQYVQRENWIDWLEYYGVVATNELIERILWYASMNYLTQTKRHHHESRFYEMNKDILKLQTIHSVAPDGRE
- a CDS encoding MDR family MFS transporter; this encodes MDDQLRREPKETKQIASILGVIIMGTFVTILNQTLMSTALPSIMKEFSITTTQGQWLTTAYMLINGIMVPITAYLVNRFTTRQLYLFAMSTFSVGTLVAATSKIYSLLIVGRMIQAIGAGIVLPLQMIVILFLFPIEKRGAAMGLIGLAMNFAPAIGPTFSGWVVQNYEWNRIFYFVLPFAVLDVLVAFFVLKNVGEIGRPKLDWLSVIYSTIGFGGLLFGFSNASSHPFFSINVALSIFVGISSIILLVKRSKQLKNPLLDFRVFKYQGYRLNLMISFIITAGLYGAIILLPIYFQTIRGLSPMQSGMILLPGALVLAVMSPITGRLFDKYGGKKLAIIGLILITTMTVMIGFIDLETPIRTIVILQMIRSLGFSLTLMPLQTGAYNAVPLSMAPDASAMFNTQRQLAGSMGTALFVVVMTLASNTVAVKALNSVQLANLAGFQAVFLLVGGFSFVALVMTVFMKDDTMIRE
- the dat gene encoding D-amino-acid transaminase translates to MKVIWNNQLVEREDVKIDMEDRGYQFADGLYEVIRVYNGVLFTAKQHIERLFTGAKKIDLILPFTREKLIKLLSELIEGNQIETGNIYLQVTRGVSSPRNHAYPETECTSTVFTASTTSVPRNLKMMNDGIKVITLPDMRWLHCDIKSISLLGNIMAKHEAHKKGKDEAILYRDNRVTECSTSNISIIKDNIIYTHPDGNLILPGITKSVLFKVARQAGITVKEETFTLKELKEADEVFASSTTMEAMPVIEIDGELVGGGNCGPVVKLLQSLYVTEIETECGIIS
- a CDS encoding IS30 family transposase is translated as MTYTHITMDELVMIEAYYHQGIPVAKIAAYLNRTRTPINNVIRFFRAGHTAFEYYLRYKKNKKQCGREKVVLPEEQHLYIKEKVAEGWTPDVIIGRKEMTIDCSVRTLYRQFKEKTFDEATLPMKGKRKPNGHQERRGRQAYKRNISERIIDYPTFKEEFGHIEGDTIVGVRHKSAVITLVEILSKAIITLKPKGRKACDIESAMNQWFQSIPKKLFKSITFDCGKEFSNWKSLCNQHDVAIYFADPGTPSQRALNENSNGLLRKDGLPKEMDFNEVDQAFVSSVAHKRNIIPRKSLNYQTPLEVFMSYMDEDILYSLI
- a CDS encoding ABC transporter permease, whose amino-acid sequence is MMNDIWKKRSAQHQKKMMHYLKYVLNDHFVIVCLFLFGALGYAYSELLKSLTDSFNYGRVIAVVVFTGLILIGKLATFLKEADIVFLLPKEKELKNYLQLAKKRSIILPAVIITLGTSIIMPLLVATSSFKFTDMFFFVVYLIMIKNLEFEIQHLCMKVFSSHKRNKIRLIFLVTIFAGSSLLVFLSPLVGIAYAFIMNGLWLKYGVKYRYNLQYQWQDMIKQERNRVQRIYQFINLFTDVPILKSTVRRRKYLDVFLNKNKKDHEKTFNYLYTRAFLRGTEYSGLFIRLSLIAMGLMLVVEPFLLHLLVALLFLYLTGFQLIPLYFHFDNMAMAVLYPINHQQKLKAIKAILFKILLIQSFGILLVSLVVLSLFEALLLMATLMVFSLLFSYFYLPTRIKKMQRY
- a CDS encoding ABC transporter ATP-binding protein; its protein translation is MSLKVLNVTGGYTQVPVLKDVSFEVNDGELIGLIGLNGAGKSTIIKHIIGLMEPIKGEIILDGQTLKQEITSYRKKIGYVPEMPVLYEELTLREHIEITGMAYDIPSEIAFKRAGKLLKTFRLENKLDWFPAYFSKGMKQKVMILCAFLIEPSLYIIDEPFVGLDPLGINALLDLMNEMKQQGASILMSTHILATAERECDRFVLLHEGKVRADGTLADLRETFGMPSATLDEIYLQLTKEEDEQR